A genomic region of Pelodiscus sinensis isolate JC-2024 chromosome 1, ASM4963464v1, whole genome shotgun sequence contains the following coding sequences:
- the LOC102448255 gene encoding olfactory receptor 51I1-like, which produces MVGFNSTSFQPATFQLTGFPGQEAVYHWIAVPFVVLYVTAMVGNCLVLCIVWADRRLHQPMYLFLCMLAVNDLGMALSTLPTVLGTFCFHFTDIAFNACLAQMFFIQFFSFVESGILVAMAFDRLVAICNPLRYAAILTHPRIVRIGLVIVVKCTSMLFPFPFLIKRLPYCKSNVLSHAYCLHSDMMRLACADTTLNNICGLFAILITYGLDSLFIILSYIMILRTVLNVASHEQRLTALNTCISHICAVLLFYVPRLAVPIIHRFWKNAPLLVHILMSYVYIFVPPVLNPIVYSVKMKEIHKGIVRLFSRG; this is translated from the coding sequence ATGGTGGGTTTCAATAGCACCAGCTTCCAGCCTGCGACATTCCAGCTGACCGGGTTCCCAGGCCAGGAGGCGGTTTACCACTGGATCGCCGTCCCCTTCGTTGTGTTATACGTCACTGCCATGGTGGGGAATTGCCTTGTTCTCTGCATTGTCTGGGCAGACCGGCGTCTCCACCAGCCCATGTATCTGTTCCTTTGCATGTTGGCAGTCAACGACCTCGGGATGGCTCTGTCAACCCTGCCCACCGTGCTCGGCACCTTCTGCTTCCACTTCACAGACATCGCTTTCAACGCCTGCCTGGCCCAGATGTTTTTCATTCAATTCTTTTCCTTCGTGGAGTCGGGGATTTTAGTGGCTATGGCGTTCGATCGCTtggtggccatctgtaacccgctgcgCTACGCAGCCATCCTGACCCACCCCAGGATCGTAAGAATTGGTCTCGTCATTGTGGTTAAATGTACCAGCatgctcttccctttcccctttctgATTAAGAGGCTGCCATACTGCAAAAGTAACGTGCTGTCCCACGCCTACTGCTTGCACTCAGACATGATGAGGCTGGCGTGTGCAGACACCACCCTCAATAACATCTGCGGACTATTTGCCATTCTCATCACATATGGCTTGGACTCTCTGTTCATCATCCTCTCTTATATCATGATTCTGAGGACTGTTTTAAATGTTGCATCCCATGAGCAGCGCCTCACGGCCCTGAACACCTGCATCTCCCACATCTGTGCCGTCCTACTCTTCTATGTCCCAAGACTTGCTGTCCCCATTATCCACAGGTTTTGGAAAAATGCCCCTCTTCTTGTGCATATTCTTATGTCCTATGTCTATATCTTTGTCCCTCCTGTGCTAAACCCAATCGTTTACAGTGTGAAAATGAAAGAGATTCACAAGGGGATTGTGCGACTATTCTCTAGAGGCTGA
- the LOC102448071 gene encoding olfactory receptor 51I1-like, with amino-acid sequence MVGFNSISFHPATFQLTGFPGQEAAYHWIAVPFVVLYVTAMAGNCLVLCIVWADRRLHQPMYLFLCMLSVNDLGMALSTLPTVLGTFLFHFTDIAFHACLAQMFFIHLFSHMESAILLAMAFDRLVAICNPLRYAAILTRPRIMGIGLAVVVRNFSVMFPVPFLIKRLPFCRSNALSHAYCLHPDVMKLACADISVNNIYGLFAVLLVFGVDLSLISISYVVIVMTIFNIASGRERLKALNTCVSHVCAVLIYFIPMITVSVIHRYGRNTPHVVHALMSTFYLFVPPVLNPIIYTIKTKEIRKCILKIFSR; translated from the coding sequence ATGGTGGGTTTCAATAGCATCAGCTTCCACCCTGCGACGTTCCAGCTGACCGGGTTCCCAGGCCAGGAGGCGGCTTACCACTGGATCGCCGTCCCCTTCGTTGTGTTATACGTCACTGCCATGGCGGGGAATTGCCTTGTTCTCTGCATTGTCTGGGCAGACCGGCGTCTCCACCAGCCCATGTATCTGTTCCTTTGCATGTTGTCAGTCAATGACCTCGGGATGGCTCTGTCAACCCTGCCCACTGTGCTCGGCACCTTCCTCTTCCATTTCACAGACATCGCTTTCCACGCCTGCCTGGCCCAGATGTTTTTCATTCACTTGTTTTCCCACATGGAGTCGGCGATTTTACTGGCCATGGCGTTCGATCGCTtggtggccatctgtaacccgctgcgCTACGCGGCCATCCTGACCCGCCCCAGGATCATGGGAATCGGGCTGGCTGTTGTGGTTAGAAACTTCAGCGTGATGTTTCCTGTTCCCTTTCTCATTAAACGCTTGCCGTTCTGTCGCTCCAATGCCCTCTCCCACGCCTACTGTCTGCACCCTGACGTGATGAAGCTGGCGTGTGCGGATATCTCAGTCAATAATATCTATGGCTTATTTGCTGTTCTCCTTGTCTTCGGAGTAGACCTATCGCTTATTTCCATCTCCTACGTTGTAATTGTGATGACCATCTTCAATATAGCCTCTGGGCGGGAACGCCTCAAGGCCCTGAACACCTGCGTCTCCCATGTCTGTGCTGTGCTAATCTACTTCATTCCAATGATCACAGTCTCTGTCATACACAGGTATGGCAGGAACACCCCTCACGTGGTCCATGCCCTAATGTCCACTTTTTACCTCTTCGTACCCCCTGTGTTAAACCCCATCATTTATACTATAAAAACCAAGGAGATTCGAAAATGCATCCTCAAAATCTTCTCTAGGTAA